In bacterium, one genomic interval encodes:
- a CDS encoding B12-binding domain-containing radical SAM protein, which yields MWIKLISPRMSLRPMDSEYKRLLSPSISLLVLASLTPSEHRVTIEDENAGNLDLDDSPSLVGISVNIDTSGRAYSLADHYRSRGIPVVLGGIHASACPDEASVHADAVCIGEAEDLWATIVNDAAAGRLRAKYFSDHPADPSKTPMPAWHLIQRDRYLYSCIVCASRGCPFECDFCYNSCDYVHNCYRNRPLAEVLAEIRKLPTRQVMFIDDNFIGNLQWARNFVRAAKSMNLTWHAAVSTNIMNHTDLIDEMAESGCRSLFIGFESINGASVAGVNKSQNKVERFEGLIQTLHDRDIMVNASMVFGFDEDHPEVFPQTLDWLVRNKVETMTGHILTPYPGTRLHQRLVEEGRMLDNEPTHYNTSKVVFRPRNMTPEQLQEGYLGIYRQFYSLPSILKRLPGPGKRRIPYLLFNLGYRRFGKVTSLVARLGLMGACGRLARRLSYGIQ from the coding sequence GTGTGGATCAAACTGATATCGCCGCGGATGAGTCTGCGGCCGATGGATTCTGAATACAAACGTCTGCTTTCCCCTTCGATTTCTCTGTTGGTGCTGGCATCTCTCACTCCGAGTGAACATCGTGTCACGATCGAGGATGAGAACGCTGGAAACTTGGATCTGGATGACTCGCCGTCTCTGGTTGGCATCTCCGTCAATATCGATACTTCCGGGAGAGCGTACAGTCTGGCTGACCATTATCGCAGTCGCGGCATTCCGGTTGTCCTGGGTGGAATCCACGCCAGCGCATGTCCCGATGAAGCTTCTGTCCATGCGGATGCAGTCTGTATTGGTGAGGCAGAGGATCTCTGGGCGACAATCGTCAATGACGCGGCCGCGGGTAGATTGAGAGCGAAGTATTTCAGTGATCATCCAGCGGATCCTTCGAAAACGCCGATGCCTGCCTGGCACCTGATCCAGCGCGATCGGTATCTCTATTCATGTATAGTTTGTGCGAGCCGCGGCTGTCCTTTCGAGTGCGATTTTTGCTACAATAGCTGTGACTACGTGCATAACTGCTATCGAAACCGGCCCCTTGCTGAGGTACTGGCTGAAATTCGAAAGTTACCGACTCGACAGGTGATGTTCATTGATGACAATTTCATCGGTAATTTGCAGTGGGCGCGAAACTTCGTTCGGGCGGCAAAGTCAATGAATCTCACCTGGCATGCGGCTGTCTCGACCAATATCATGAACCACACGGATCTCATAGACGAGATGGCCGAGTCGGGGTGTCGCTCCCTTTTCATCGGGTTTGAATCGATCAACGGCGCATCTGTCGCCGGAGTCAACAAATCTCAGAACAAGGTGGAGAGATTTGAGGGGTTGATCCAGACCCTGCACGACCGCGATATCATGGTCAACGCCAGCATGGTGTTTGGCTTTGATGAAGACCATCCGGAAGTTTTTCCACAAACCCTTGACTGGCTGGTCAGGAATAAGGTCGAGACAATGACCGGTCATATACTGACGCCCTATCCCGGGACGCGGTTGCATCAGCGGTTGGTCGAGGAAGGGAGGATGCTTGACAATGAGCCGACGCATTACAACACGTCGAAAGTGGTTTTTCGTCCTCGGAATATGACTCCTGAGCAGCTCCAGGAAGGGTATCTTGGAATCTACCGCCAGTTCTACTCACTCCCTTCGATTCTCAAGCGGCTTCCGGGGCCGGGGAAGAGGCG